A stretch of the Streptomyces ortus genome encodes the following:
- a CDS encoding glycoside hydrolase family 3 protein, which yields MHTSRRTLLAATAGAAAAVAGATPALAAAKHEDKKREDNKHEDKRLRALISRMSLEEKVGQLFVMRVYGHSATAPDQADIDANLAEIGVRTAAELIAKYRVGGIIYFGWAHNTREPHQIADLSNGIQKASLEQPRGLPVLISTDQEHGIVARVGTPATLFPGAMALGAGGSRTDARTAGRIGGAELRTMGILQDYAPVADVNVNPANPVIGVRSFGSDPQAVAGLVAAQVKGYQGAGVAATSKHFPGHGDTETDSHYGFPVIAHTEAQWAELDAPPFKAAIAAGIDSIMTAHIMVPALDPAGDPATLSRPILTGILRERLGYDGVVVTDSLGMEGVRTKYGDDRVPVLALKAGVDQLLNPPKLDIAWNAVLAAVRGGELTEARLDESILRVLRLKAKLGLLKDPYVTGRGVDRTVGIPSHLKAADRVAERTTTLLVNSGGLLPLSRRTHRKVLVVGADPASPSGTTGPPTTVLANALTELGFVPTVLSTGTAPSAATVAKAVAAAQDADAVLVGTYNVTAASAQRTLVNQLLATGRPVVALAIRNPYDVAQLPDVRAYLASYSWTDVELRAAVRVLAGRVGPRGRLPVPVQRADDPAVVLYPVGHGLTY from the coding sequence GTGCACACCTCCAGACGTACGCTGCTCGCTGCCACCGCGGGCGCGGCGGCAGCCGTCGCCGGCGCCACCCCCGCCCTGGCCGCCGCCAAGCACGAGGACAAGAAGCGCGAGGACAACAAGCACGAGGACAAACGGCTGAGGGCCCTCATCTCCCGTATGTCGCTCGAAGAGAAGGTCGGACAGCTCTTCGTGATGCGGGTGTACGGGCACTCGGCCACCGCACCCGACCAGGCCGACATCGACGCCAACCTCGCGGAGATCGGCGTACGGACGGCCGCCGAGCTGATCGCGAAGTACCGGGTCGGCGGGATCATCTACTTCGGGTGGGCCCACAACACCCGCGAACCGCACCAGATCGCGGACCTGAGCAACGGCATCCAGAAGGCCTCGCTCGAACAGCCCCGCGGCCTCCCCGTGCTGATCTCCACCGACCAGGAGCACGGCATAGTGGCCCGGGTGGGCACGCCCGCGACGCTCTTCCCCGGCGCGATGGCCCTGGGCGCGGGCGGTTCGCGTACCGACGCCCGCACCGCCGGGCGCATCGGCGGCGCCGAGCTGCGCACGATGGGCATCCTCCAGGACTACGCCCCGGTCGCCGACGTGAACGTGAACCCGGCCAACCCGGTCATCGGCGTCCGCTCCTTCGGCTCCGACCCCCAGGCCGTGGCGGGCCTGGTCGCCGCGCAGGTGAAGGGCTATCAGGGTGCCGGGGTCGCCGCCACCTCCAAGCACTTCCCGGGGCACGGCGACACCGAGACCGACAGCCACTACGGCTTCCCGGTCATCGCGCACACCGAGGCGCAGTGGGCCGAGCTGGACGCGCCGCCGTTCAAGGCCGCGATCGCCGCCGGCATCGACTCGATCATGACCGCGCACATCATGGTCCCGGCGCTCGACCCGGCCGGCGACCCGGCGACCCTCTCCCGCCCGATCCTCACCGGCATCCTGCGCGAGAGGCTCGGCTACGACGGGGTCGTGGTGACGGACTCGCTCGGCATGGAGGGCGTCCGCACGAAGTACGGCGACGACCGGGTGCCCGTACTCGCCCTGAAGGCCGGCGTGGACCAGCTCCTCAACCCGCCGAAGCTGGACATCGCCTGGAACGCCGTCCTGGCGGCCGTCCGCGGCGGCGAGCTGACCGAGGCCCGCCTGGACGAATCGATCCTGCGCGTCCTGCGGCTGAAGGCGAAGCTGGGACTGCTGAAGGACCCGTACGTCACGGGGCGGGGGGTCGACCGCACGGTCGGGATCCCCTCCCACCTCAAGGCCGCCGACCGTGTCGCCGAGCGGACGACGACGCTGCTCGTCAACTCCGGCGGCCTGCTGCCGCTGTCCCGGCGTACGCACCGGAAGGTGCTCGTCGTCGGGGCCGATCCGGCCTCGCCCTCCGGCACCACGGGCCCGCCCACGACCGTCCTGGCGAACGCCCTCACCGAGCTGGGGTTCGTCCCGACCGTGCTGTCCACGGGCACGGCGCCCTCGGCCGCGACCGTCGCGAAGGCCGTCGCGGCGGCCCAGGACGCGGACGCCGTGCTGGTGGGGACGTACAACGTCACCGCCGCCTCCGCCCAGCGCACCCTGGTCAACCAACTGCTCGCCACCGGCCGCCCGGTGGTCGCGCTCGCCATCCGCAACCCGTACGACGTGGCTCAACTGCCGGACGTCAGGGCCTACTTGGCGTCGTACTCGTGGACGGACGTCGAGCTGCGGGCCGCGGTACGGGTGCTCGCCGGGCGGGTCGGTCCGCGCGGCAGGCTGCCGGTGCCGGTGCAGCGGGCGGACGATCCGGCGGTGGTGCTGTATCCCGTGGGGCACGGCCTGACCTACTGA
- a CDS encoding bifunctional helix-turn-helix transcriptional regulator/GNAT family N-acetyltransferase, giving the protein MTVPEIRAFNRFYTNLIGALDYSRRLHAPYTLTESRVLYELAHSPRTDTADLRTELSLDSGYLSRLLTKFEKDGLIERTPSEKDTRRRSVTLTARGRETADLLDERSRDSVGSLLSTVPPEDRARLTGAMRDIREILSDARLRPPRREDVLLREPRPGDLGWIVQRNAALYTAEHGWNTDYEGLVARIVADFAEDHDPHLERVWIAEVDGRQVGSVMCVRDEAPGTARLRLLLVEPDARGLGIGDRLVSACVGFARGVGYREMVLWTNDVLTSARRIYLRHGFVLVDEKPHRSFGADLVGQDWRLDLLGTQE; this is encoded by the coding sequence ATGACCGTTCCGGAGATCCGCGCCTTCAACCGCTTCTACACCAACCTCATCGGCGCGCTGGACTACAGCCGTCGGCTCCACGCCCCGTACACGCTCACGGAGTCCCGCGTGCTGTACGAGCTGGCCCACTCCCCCCGTACGGACACCGCCGACCTCCGTACCGAACTCTCCCTCGACTCCGGCTATCTGAGCCGGCTGCTGACGAAGTTCGAGAAGGACGGGCTCATCGAGCGGACGCCTTCGGAGAAGGACACCCGGCGCCGCAGCGTCACCCTCACGGCGCGCGGGCGGGAGACCGCCGACCTGCTGGACGAGCGCTCGCGGGACTCGGTCGGCTCGCTGCTCTCGACCGTGCCGCCCGAGGACCGGGCCCGGCTCACCGGGGCGATGCGGGACATCCGCGAGATCCTCTCGGACGCGCGACTCCGGCCTCCGCGCCGCGAGGACGTCCTGCTGCGCGAGCCCCGGCCGGGCGACCTCGGCTGGATCGTGCAGCGCAACGCGGCGCTCTACACCGCCGAGCACGGCTGGAACACGGACTACGAAGGGCTGGTCGCCCGGATCGTCGCCGACTTCGCCGAGGACCACGACCCGCACCTGGAGCGGGTGTGGATCGCGGAGGTGGACGGCCGTCAGGTCGGCAGCGTGATGTGCGTACGCGACGAGGCACCCGGCACCGCCCGGCTGCGCCTGCTGCTCGTCGAGCCGGACGCGCGCGGCCTCGGCATCGGCGACCGGCTGGTGAGCGCCTGTGTCGGGTTCGCCCGGGGGGTCGGCTACCGGGAGATGGTCCTGTGGACGAACGACGTCCTGACCTCCGCGCGCCGCATCTACCTGCGGCACGGTTTCGTCCTCGTCGACGAGAAGCCGCACCGCTCCTTCGGCGCCGATCTCGTCGGCCAGGACTGGCGGCTGGACCTGCTCGGAACACAGGAGTGA
- a CDS encoding esterase-like activity of phytase family protein: protein MPMPMPMPASLRSVLAALAAGLAAATCLTAAGPAVAGPAPAQPRGGACSPAVSVQRFSDALDKTTYEGTVVGNFSALAVDRDGAIAALSDRSALFTLDPTTLRPRSVVPLADESGAALDSEGLVVDRDGSRLVSSETEPSVRRYGRDGTLLGRLPVPDALRVAPAGRATANQTFEALTLLPGGRTLLAGMEGALAGDTPGLVRLQTWQRDSHRDFRLGHQYGYRTDSGLGLVEAAAVPDGRLLVLERGFTAGVGNTVRLYLADLRHATDTSRVEALTGQDGVRLVRKTLLADLADCPSLGATAKQPQPNPLLDNIEGMAVTGATGTSGATRGALRVLLVSDDNQGATQTTRFYSLRVRL from the coding sequence ATGCCCATGCCCATGCCCATGCCCGCGAGCCTGAGATCCGTACTCGCCGCCCTCGCCGCCGGCCTGGCGGCAGCCACCTGCCTCACCGCCGCCGGCCCCGCCGTCGCCGGGCCCGCCCCCGCCCAGCCGCGCGGCGGGGCCTGCTCGCCCGCCGTCTCCGTCCAGCGCTTCTCCGACGCCCTCGACAAGACGACGTACGAGGGCACGGTCGTCGGCAACTTCTCCGCGCTGGCCGTGGACCGGGACGGGGCGATCGCCGCCCTGTCCGACCGGTCCGCCCTCTTCACCCTCGACCCGACGACCCTGCGCCCGCGCTCCGTCGTCCCGCTGGCCGACGAGAGCGGCGCCGCGCTGGACTCCGAAGGGCTCGTCGTCGATCGCGACGGCAGCCGGCTCGTGTCCTCCGAGACCGAGCCGTCGGTGCGCCGGTACGGGAGGGACGGCACCCTCCTCGGGCGCCTCCCCGTGCCGGACGCCCTGCGCGTCGCCCCGGCCGGGCGCGCCACCGCCAACCAGACCTTCGAGGCGCTGACCCTCCTCCCCGGCGGACGCACCCTGCTGGCCGGCATGGAGGGGGCCCTGGCCGGAGACACCCCCGGTCTCGTGCGCCTCCAGACCTGGCAGCGTGACAGTCATCGTGACTTCCGGCTCGGCCATCAGTACGGCTACCGCACCGACAGCGGTCTCGGGCTCGTCGAGGCCGCCGCCGTCCCCGACGGGCGCCTCCTCGTCCTGGAGCGCGGCTTCACCGCCGGGGTCGGCAACACCGTCCGGCTTTATCTGGCCGACCTCCGGCACGCCACGGACACCTCCCGTGTCGAGGCGCTGACCGGCCAGGACGGCGTACGCCTCGTCCGCAAGACCCTCCTCGCCGACCTCGCGGACTGCCCCTCCCTCGGCGCGACCGCCAAGCAGCCCCAGCCCAACCCGCTCCTCGACAACATCGAGGGCATGGCTGTCACCGGCGCTACCGGTACCAGCGGCGCCACCCGAGGTGCCCTGCGTGTCCTCCTCGTCAGTGACGACAACCAGGGCGCCACCCAGACCACCCGCTTCTACTCCCTCCGCGTGCGCCTCTGA
- a CDS encoding calcium-binding protein, which translates to MRTSRFLSATALGLTLAGAALLAPVTAQADTVAAATVTREDGSIWYRAAPGQVNDLKVSVEYVDVDPEGDEDQYLITFRDQVDITIGHDACTYPSPADHTVVQCTEPTPLGSDDLNQYDVDLGDGNDTATIGTGSAQGTIRGGDGADVLRGRYANQLSGGAGDDRIEGIDGSWIRGADGGAGNDTILASCDYSCNGGAGDDRLTAVSDDEGGYTTLYGDDGDDIVRGTTGNDYLYGGKGNDTLYGLAGDDTIYGNTGNDTLYGGAGNDTLSGGAGVNKVHQD; encoded by the coding sequence ATGCGCACTTCACGGTTCCTCTCCGCCACCGCCCTCGGGCTCACCCTCGCCGGAGCCGCCCTCCTGGCCCCCGTCACCGCCCAGGCGGACACCGTGGCCGCGGCGACCGTCACCCGCGAGGACGGCTCGATCTGGTACAGGGCCGCCCCCGGCCAGGTGAACGACCTGAAGGTCTCCGTCGAGTACGTCGACGTCGACCCCGAAGGCGACGAGGACCAGTACCTCATCACCTTCCGCGACCAGGTCGACATCACCATCGGCCACGACGCGTGCACCTACCCCTCCCCGGCCGACCACACCGTCGTCCAGTGCACGGAACCCACCCCCCTCGGCTCCGACGACCTGAACCAGTACGACGTCGACCTCGGCGACGGGAACGACACCGCGACGATCGGCACGGGCAGTGCGCAGGGCACGATCCGCGGCGGTGACGGCGCCGACGTCCTCAGGGGCCGGTACGCGAACCAGCTGAGCGGCGGAGCCGGCGACGACCGTATCGAGGGCATCGACGGTTCCTGGATCCGCGGCGCCGACGGCGGTGCCGGCAACGACACCATCCTCGCGAGCTGCGACTACAGCTGCAACGGCGGCGCGGGTGACGACAGGCTCACGGCGGTCAGCGACGACGAGGGGGGCTACACCACCCTGTACGGCGACGACGGCGACGACATCGTGCGCGGGACGACGGGGAACGACTACCTCTACGGCGGCAAGGGCAACGACACGCTGTACGGCCTCGCGGGCGACGACACCATCTACGGCAACACCGGCAACGACACGCTGTACGGCGGCGCGGGCAACGACACCCTCTCCGGCGGCGCGGGCGTGAACAAGGTCCACCAGGACTGA
- a CDS encoding ABC transporter ATP-binding protein: MTTQRGWARRLAGYAWRYPKDVVLSLGASLAGMAVMALVPLITKVIIDDVVGDHTRDMAPWAGALIGAGVLVYVLTYIRRYYGGRLALDVQHDLRTDMYETIVRLDGRRQDELSTGQVVGRATSDLQLIQGLLFMLPMTIGNILLFLISLGIMAWLSLPLTLVALAVAPAIWFIARRSRSKLHPATWYAQAQAAAVAGVVDGAVSGVRVVKGFGQEDQETGKLREIGRRLFAGRLRTIRLNSKYTPALQAVPALGQVAMLALGGWLAVKGEVTLGTFVAFSSYLAQLVGPVRMLAMVLTVGQQARAGAERVLELIDTRPSMEDGTKDLPADAPATVEFDGVSFSYEDDRPVLDGLSFEIRSGETLAVVGSSGSGKSTVSLLLPRFYDVSGGAVLIGGLDVRELTLDSLRAAIGLVPEDSFLFSDTVESNIAYGRPEATREEIETAARAAQAHGFISALPDGYDTKVGEHGLTLSGGQRQRVALARAILTDPRLLVLDDATSAVDARVEHEIHEALRGVMAGRTTLLIAHRRSTLNLADRIAVLEDGRLADIGTHEELTERSPLYRRLLTDPDELGGVSPGHPELTCPPSCPPEDTSVRDELDAEFDAERGVTPRLWTGDREPKDTALAGMPATPGLLAQVDALPPATDTPAVDEARAVTPEESYGLRRLLRGFGLPLLVSLGLVAVDAGMGLLLPVLIRHGIDEGVSEMALGGVWAASVIALISVLVQWAAQTGEIRMTGRTGERVLYALRLKIFAQLQRLGLDYYERELTGRIMTRMTTDVDALSTFLQTGLVTAFVSVVTFFGIMAALLVIDVQLALVVFLTLPPLIVGTFFFRRSSVKAYELARERVSVVNADLQESVSGLRILQAFRREGSGGRRFAEGSDSYRQARIRGQWLISVYFPFVQLLSSVAAAAVLVVGAGRVDAGTLTTGALVAYLLYIDLFFAPVQQLSQVFDGYQQATVSLGRIQELLQEPTSTKAAAAPREVPSLRGEIAFEDVDFAYGAAHGATKSEEALSGVRLTIPAGQTVAFVGETGAGKSTLVKLVARFYDPTGGRVTVDGTDLRSLDLTSYRHRLGVVPQEAYLFQGTVRDAIAYGRPDATDAAVEAAARAVGAHDMIATLDGGYLHEVAERGRNLSAGQRQLIALARAELVDPDILLLDEATAALDLATEAQVNQATDRIAGRRTTLVVAHRLTTAARADRVVVMADGRVAEDGTHHELLARGGRYARLWRTFVGEPDPVGTGN, encoded by the coding sequence GTGACAACGCAGCGGGGATGGGCACGGCGGCTGGCCGGGTACGCGTGGCGGTACCCGAAGGACGTCGTGCTCTCGCTGGGCGCCTCCCTCGCGGGTATGGCCGTCATGGCCCTCGTGCCGCTCATCACCAAGGTGATCATCGACGACGTGGTGGGCGACCACACCCGCGACATGGCCCCCTGGGCGGGCGCGCTCATCGGCGCCGGCGTCCTCGTCTACGTCCTCACCTACATCCGCCGCTACTACGGCGGCCGGCTCGCGCTCGACGTCCAGCACGACCTGCGTACCGACATGTACGAGACGATCGTCCGCCTCGACGGCCGGCGCCAGGACGAGCTGTCGACCGGCCAGGTGGTGGGCCGCGCGACCAGCGACCTCCAGCTCATCCAGGGTCTGCTCTTCATGCTTCCGATGACGATCGGGAACATCCTCCTCTTCCTGATCTCGCTGGGGATCATGGCCTGGCTGTCCCTTCCGCTCACCCTTGTCGCGCTCGCCGTCGCCCCCGCCATCTGGTTCATCGCCCGCCGCAGCCGCTCCAAGCTGCACCCGGCGACCTGGTACGCGCAGGCGCAGGCCGCCGCGGTGGCCGGGGTCGTGGACGGCGCGGTCAGCGGCGTACGGGTGGTGAAGGGCTTCGGGCAGGAGGACCAGGAGACCGGGAAGCTGCGCGAGATCGGCCGACGGCTCTTCGCGGGGCGGCTGCGCACGATCCGGCTCAATTCCAAGTACACCCCCGCCCTCCAGGCCGTCCCGGCGCTCGGGCAGGTCGCCATGCTGGCGCTCGGCGGCTGGCTGGCGGTGAAGGGCGAGGTCACCCTCGGTACGTTCGTCGCCTTCTCCTCCTATCTCGCCCAGCTCGTGGGGCCCGTGCGCATGCTCGCCATGGTCCTCACCGTCGGCCAGCAGGCCCGCGCGGGCGCCGAACGCGTCCTGGAGCTGATCGACACCCGCCCTTCGATGGAGGACGGCACGAAGGACCTGCCGGCCGACGCGCCCGCGACCGTCGAGTTCGACGGCGTGTCCTTCTCCTACGAGGACGACCGCCCGGTCCTGGACGGCCTCAGCTTCGAGATCCGCTCCGGCGAGACCCTCGCGGTCGTCGGCTCCTCCGGCTCCGGCAAGTCCACGGTGTCCCTGCTCCTGCCCCGCTTCTACGACGTGAGCGGCGGAGCGGTCCTCATCGGCGGCCTCGACGTGCGCGAGCTGACCCTCGACTCGCTGCGGGCCGCCATCGGACTCGTCCCCGAGGACTCGTTCCTCTTCTCGGACACCGTCGAGTCGAACATCGCGTACGGCCGCCCCGAGGCCACCCGGGAGGAGATCGAGACCGCCGCCCGCGCCGCCCAGGCGCACGGCTTCATCTCCGCGCTGCCCGACGGCTACGACACCAAGGTCGGCGAGCACGGCCTCACCCTCTCCGGCGGCCAGCGCCAGCGCGTGGCCCTGGCCCGCGCGATCCTCACCGATCCGCGCCTGCTGGTCCTGGACGACGCCACCTCCGCCGTCGACGCCAGGGTCGAGCACGAGATCCACGAGGCCCTGCGCGGGGTCATGGCGGGCCGCACCACCCTCCTCATAGCCCACCGCCGCTCCACCCTGAACCTCGCCGACCGCATCGCCGTCCTCGAAGACGGCCGCCTCGCCGACATCGGCACCCACGAGGAGCTGACCGAGCGCTCGCCGCTCTACCGCCGCCTGCTCACCGACCCGGACGAACTGGGCGGAGTCTCGCCCGGCCACCCCGAGCTGACCTGCCCGCCGTCCTGTCCGCCCGAGGACACCTCCGTACGGGACGAGCTGGACGCCGAGTTCGACGCCGAGCGCGGTGTCACCCCGCGCCTGTGGACCGGCGACCGCGAACCCAAGGACACCGCGCTGGCCGGGATGCCCGCCACCCCCGGCCTCCTCGCCCAGGTCGACGCCCTGCCGCCCGCCACCGACACCCCCGCCGTCGACGAGGCGCGCGCGGTCACCCCGGAGGAGTCGTACGGGCTGCGGCGCCTGCTGCGGGGCTTCGGGCTCCCGCTGCTCGTCAGCCTCGGACTCGTCGCCGTCGACGCGGGCATGGGCCTGCTGCTGCCGGTCCTGATCCGGCACGGCATCGACGAGGGCGTCTCCGAGATGGCGCTCGGCGGGGTGTGGGCGGCCTCCGTCATCGCCCTGATCAGCGTGCTCGTCCAGTGGGCGGCGCAGACCGGCGAGATCCGGATGACCGGCCGCACCGGCGAACGGGTCCTGTACGCGCTCCGGCTGAAGATCTTCGCGCAGCTCCAGCGGCTCGGGCTCGACTACTACGAGCGCGAGCTGACCGGCCGGATCATGACCCGGATGACGACGGACGTGGACGCGCTGTCCACGTTCCTGCAGACCGGCCTGGTCACCGCCTTCGTCTCCGTCGTCACCTTCTTCGGCATCATGGCCGCGCTGCTCGTCATCGACGTACAGCTCGCGCTGGTCGTCTTCCTGACGCTGCCGCCGCTGATCGTCGGCACGTTCTTCTTCCGCAGGTCCAGCGTGAAGGCGTACGAACTGGCCCGTGAGCGGGTGTCCGTGGTGAACGCGGACCTCCAGGAGTCGGTGTCGGGACTGCGGATCCTCCAGGCGTTCAGGCGCGAGGGCTCGGGCGGGCGGCGGTTCGCCGAAGGCAGCGACAGCTACCGCCAGGCGCGCATCCGCGGGCAGTGGCTGATCTCGGTCTACTTCCCGTTCGTGCAGCTGCTGTCCTCGGTGGCCGCCGCGGCCGTGCTGGTCGTGGGCGCGGGCCGGGTCGACGCGGGCACGCTCACCACCGGCGCGCTGGTGGCCTACCTCCTCTACATCGACCTGTTCTTCGCGCCCGTGCAGCAGCTCTCGCAGGTCTTCGACGGCTACCAGCAGGCGACCGTCTCCCTCGGCCGGATCCAGGAACTGCTCCAGGAACCGACCTCGACGAAGGCCGCCGCCGCGCCCCGTGAGGTGCCGTCCCTGCGCGGCGAGATCGCCTTCGAGGACGTCGACTTCGCGTACGGGGCCGCCCACGGGGCCACGAAGAGCGAGGAGGCGCTCAGCGGGGTGCGGCTGACCATCCCCGCCGGGCAGACCGTCGCGTTCGTCGGCGAGACCGGCGCGGGCAAGTCGACCCTGGTGAAGCTGGTGGCCCGGTTCTACGACCCCACCGGCGGCCGGGTCACGGTCGACGGCACCGACCTGCGCTCGCTGGACCTGACCTCGTACCGGCACCGGCTCGGCGTCGTCCCGCAGGAGGCGTACCTCTTCCAGGGCACCGTCCGGGACGCCATCGCGTACGGCCGTCCCGACGCCACGGACGCGGCGGTGGAGGCGGCGGCCCGCGCGGTCGGCGCGCACGACATGATCGCCACGCTGGACGGCGGCTACCTCCACGAGGTCGCAGAGCGAGGCCGCAACCTCTCGGCCGGCCAGCGCCAGCTGATCGCGCTGGCCCGTGCCGAACTGGTCGACCCGGACATCCTGCTCCTCGACGAGGCCACCGCCGCGCTCGACCTGGCCACCGAGGCCCAGGTCAACCAGGCCACCGACCGCATCGCGGGCCGCCGCACCACCCTGGTCGTGGCACACCGGCTGACCACGGCCGCGCGCGCGGACCGGGTCGTGGTGATGGCCGACGGGCGGGTCGCGGAGGACGGCACGCACCACGAACTGCTCGCCCGGGGCGGCCGGTACGCGCGGCTCTGGCGGACGTTCGTGGGGGAGCCGGACCCGGTCGGCACCGGGAACTGA
- a CDS encoding sugar phosphate isomerase/epimerase family protein, which produces MKLAFSTLGVPGLPISDVVRLAASHGYHGVELRTHPEEPVHTGLDLTARAEVAAEFKTAGVEILGLAGYARVAAPGDDEPVLAEIRDLLLLARDLGAPFIRVFPGGDSGPTTPGQDPGQSAEEADATAARRLGTAAEYAADLGVRILLETHDSHRTGADAIRVLGPVGHRQAGALWDVMHTWLGGEQPSASFAALSPFLGYVQVKDIASADDTTPLALGAGVLPLTECVDVLSREGWDGWLCWEYEKRWYESAAPLEGLLSAGHNYLSQLLNEAA; this is translated from the coding sequence GTGAAACTGGCCTTCTCCACCCTCGGTGTACCCGGACTCCCGATCAGCGACGTGGTGCGACTCGCCGCCTCCCACGGCTATCACGGCGTCGAGTTGCGTACGCATCCCGAGGAGCCCGTGCACACCGGCCTCGACCTCACCGCGCGGGCCGAGGTGGCCGCCGAGTTCAAGACGGCGGGCGTCGAGATCCTGGGCCTGGCGGGGTACGCGCGGGTGGCGGCGCCGGGCGACGACGAGCCCGTGCTCGCCGAGATCCGCGATCTCCTGCTCCTCGCGCGGGACTTGGGCGCGCCCTTCATCCGGGTCTTCCCCGGCGGCGACTCCGGTCCCACGACGCCCGGACAGGACCCCGGGCAGAGCGCCGAGGAGGCCGACGCGACGGCCGCCCGGCGGCTGGGCACGGCGGCCGAGTACGCGGCCGACCTCGGTGTACGGATCCTGCTGGAGACCCACGACTCGCACCGCACCGGCGCCGACGCGATCCGCGTCCTCGGGCCCGTCGGGCACCGTCAGGCGGGGGCGCTCTGGGACGTCATGCACACGTGGCTCGGTGGGGAGCAGCCGTCGGCGAGCTTTGCGGCGCTGTCGCCGTTCCTCGGCTATGTCCAGGTCAAGGACATCGCGTCGGCGGACGACACGACTCCGCTGGCGCTCGGGGCGGGGGTCCTTCCGCTCACCGAGTGCGTCGATGTGCTCTCCCGCGAGGGATGGGACGGCTGGCTGTGCTGGGAGTACGAGAAGCGCTGGTACGAATCGGCCGCCCCCCTGGAGGGACTGCTGTCGGCGGGCCACAACTACCTCTCCCAACTCCTGAACGAGGCGGCATAA
- a CDS encoding S28 family serine protease yields MRKTLRWLLSLVVLIGTVSTAGAATAAQPDAATATHLVTDESADIKDRLLAIPGMSLIEEKPYTGYRFFVLNYTQPVDHRHPSKGTFQQRITVLHKDTARPTVFYTGGYNVSTTPSRREPTQIVDGNQVSMEYRYFTPSRPAPADWSKLDIWQAASDQHRIFKALKPIYDKKWVSTGGSKGGMTATYFERFYPRDMDGVVAYVAPNDVVNNEDSAYDRFFAKVGTKECRTRLNAVQREALVRRTALEKKYKEVAAAEGYTFNTIGSLDRAYEAVVLDYVWGFWQYSLLADCDTIPADAKNATDDEIWTSIDTISGFSFYTDQGLSPYTPYYYQAGTQLGAPTIVFPHIEKKYIRYGYQPPRNFVPRDIKMKFQPGVMRSVDSWVKHNANRMLFVYGQNDPWGAEQFRLGKGARDSYVFTAPGMNHGANVAGLVPDQKALATARILEWAGVATAAVQADPEKAKPLAKYDSKLDKRTVERQLRP; encoded by the coding sequence ATGCGCAAGACGCTCAGATGGCTGTTGTCCCTCGTGGTGCTCATAGGCACCGTGAGCACGGCCGGCGCGGCCACCGCCGCCCAGCCGGACGCCGCCACCGCAACCCACCTCGTCACGGACGAGTCGGCGGACATCAAGGACCGTCTCCTCGCGATACCGGGCATGAGCCTGATCGAGGAGAAGCCCTACACGGGCTACCGCTTCTTCGTCCTCAACTACACCCAGCCGGTCGACCACCGGCACCCGTCCAAGGGCACCTTCCAGCAGCGCATCACCGTGCTGCACAAGGACACCGCCCGTCCGACGGTCTTCTACACCGGCGGCTACAACGTCTCCACGACGCCGAGCCGCCGCGAGCCGACCCAGATCGTGGACGGCAACCAGGTCTCGATGGAGTACCGCTACTTCACTCCGTCCCGGCCCGCCCCCGCCGACTGGTCGAAGCTCGACATCTGGCAGGCGGCCAGCGACCAGCACCGCATCTTCAAGGCCCTCAAGCCGATCTACGACAAGAAGTGGGTCTCCACGGGCGGTTCGAAGGGCGGCATGACCGCCACGTACTTCGAGCGTTTCTACCCGCGTGACATGGACGGCGTCGTCGCGTACGTCGCCCCCAACGACGTCGTGAACAACGAGGACTCGGCGTACGACCGCTTCTTCGCCAAGGTCGGCACCAAGGAGTGCCGCACCCGGCTGAACGCGGTGCAGCGCGAGGCGCTCGTCCGCCGTACCGCGCTGGAGAAGAAGTACAAGGAGGTGGCAGCCGCCGAGGGCTACACCTTCAACACCATCGGCAGCCTGGACCGGGCGTACGAGGCGGTCGTCCTCGACTACGTCTGGGGCTTCTGGCAGTACAGCCTGCTCGCCGACTGCGACACGATCCCGGCGGACGCGAAGAACGCCACGGACGACGAGATCTGGACGTCGATCGACACGATCTCCGGCTTCTCGTTCTACACGGACCAGGGCCTCTCGCCCTACACGCCGTACTACTACCAGGCGGGCACGCAGCTCGGTGCGCCGACGATCGTCTTCCCGCACATCGAGAAGAAGTACATCCGCTACGGCTACCAGCCGCCGCGCAACTTCGTGCCGCGTGACATCAAGATGAAGTTCCAGCCCGGTGTCATGCGCAGCGTCGACTCCTGGGTCAAGCACAACGCGAACCGGATGCTGTTCGTGTACGGGCAGAACGACCCGTGGGGCGCCGAGCAGTTCCGCCTCGGCAAGGGCGCGCGCGACTCGTACGTCTTCACCGCCCCGGGCATGAACCACGGCGCCAACGTCGCGGGTCTCGTCCCCGACCAGAAGGCGCTCGCCACGGCCCGCATCCTGGAGTGGGCGGGCGTCGCCACGGCCGCGGTCCAGGCGGACCCGGAGAAGGCGAAGCCGCTGGCCAAGTACGACTCGAAGCTGGACAAGCGCACGGTCGAGCGTCAGCTCCGCCCGTAG